The Kitasatospora sp. NBC_00374 genome has a segment encoding these proteins:
- a CDS encoding IS630 family transposase — protein sequence MSHWAAGGAGARLAERAGIVLACADGVSSTRVAADRGVNVATVRKWRARFAADRLAGLADEPRPGRRKAELVLTESEREELTRWARRAKTAQSLALRARIVLRCSEGGTNKQVAVELGTAQATVNRWRARFVEDRLDGLVDEPRPGRPPSILLDRVEDVVAATLESTPKHATHWSRASMAERTGLSKSTIGRIWQKFDLKPHLQDSFKLSTDAQFVDKVVDVVGLYHNPPERAVVLCVDEKSQIQALDRSQPVLPMMPGMPERRTHDYLRHGITSLFAAFNIADGSVISALHRRHRAIEFKKFLITIDKAVSTELDVHLVCDNYATHKTPEIQKWLARHPRFHVHFTPTGSSWINQVERWFGLLTDKLIRRGVHTSIQALENDIRTWIQTWNEDPKPFTWTKTADEILNSLADYLTKITPRAP from the coding sequence TTGTCGCACTGGGCGGCCGGCGGGGCGGGGGCCCGGCTCGCCGAGCGGGCCGGGATCGTCCTGGCCTGCGCGGACGGAGTGTCAAGTACGCGGGTGGCGGCCGATAGGGGCGTGAATGTGGCGACCGTGCGCAAGTGGCGGGCCCGTTTCGCGGCTGACCGACTGGCGGGCCTTGCGGACGAGCCACGGCCCGGCCGCCGCAAGGCGGAACTTGTACTCACCGAGTCGGAGCGGGAGGAACTGACCCGATGGGCGAGGCGGGCGAAGACGGCCCAGTCCCTCGCGTTGCGGGCCAGGATCGTGCTGCGATGCTCGGAGGGCGGCACGAACAAGCAGGTCGCGGTCGAACTCGGCACCGCCCAGGCGACGGTGAACCGTTGGCGGGCCCGGTTCGTCGAGGACCGCCTGGACGGTCTGGTCGACGAACCGCGCCCCGGCAGGCCACCCTCGATCCTGCTCGACAGGGTCGAGGATGTCGTGGCGGCGACTTTGGAGTCCACACCGAAGCACGCCACCCACTGGTCACGCGCCTCGATGGCCGAACGTACCGGCCTGTCGAAGTCCACCATCGGGCGCATCTGGCAGAAGTTTGACCTCAAGCCGCACCTGCAGGATTCGTTCAAGCTCTCCACCGACGCGCAGTTCGTGGACAAGGTCGTCGACGTCGTCGGGCTCTACCACAACCCGCCGGAGCGGGCGGTGGTGCTCTGTGTCGACGAGAAAAGCCAGATCCAGGCGCTGGACCGATCCCAGCCGGTGCTGCCGATGATGCCCGGCATGCCCGAGCGTCGCACCCACGACTACCTGCGCCATGGCATCACGAGCCTGTTCGCCGCGTTCAACATTGCCGACGGCAGCGTCATCAGTGCTCTGCACCGACGCCACCGCGCCATCGAGTTCAAAAAGTTCCTGATCACGATAGACAAGGCCGTGTCGACCGAGCTCGACGTGCATCTGGTATGCGACAACTACGCCACCCACAAGACCCCCGAGATCCAGAAATGGCTGGCCCGGCATCCCCGGTTCCACGTCCACTTCACCCCGACCGGCTCCTCCTGGATCAACCAGGTCGAGCGCTGGTTCGGCCTGCTGACCGACAAGCTCATCCGCCGCGGCGTCCACACCTCCATCCAGGCTCTCGAGAACGACATCCGCACCTGGATCCAGACCTGGAACGAGGACCCGAAGCCCTTCACCTGGACCAAGACCGCCGACGAGATCCTGAACTCGCTCGCCGACTACCTCACCAAAATCACCCCCAGAGCACCATAA
- a CDS encoding SMI1/KNR4 family protein, which translates to MDWSEVRERVIAVEAAELRARGREPSRYPSFEPVLTAAEIAEVEAQCGVALPEEYRTFLAEVGAGGPGPALSLTSLRRVNGRWGWVWDDDEDHPWLLDSSGPFVETEDWAGQQMATLRAAGHEPTVRDDDHGHLDNYREVFGDVGDEIWHVERGRGAIHISDNGCGMTGWLIVVGPHRGQLRDRDCAVNPPFEPYVDGHGRRHTFGTWYLEWLERRETAARQS; encoded by the coding sequence ATGGACTGGTCGGAGGTCCGGGAACGCGTCATTGCGGTCGAGGCGGCCGAACTCCGGGCTCGCGGCCGGGAGCCGTCTCGGTACCCCAGCTTCGAACCGGTCCTGACTGCTGCCGAGATCGCCGAGGTGGAAGCGCAGTGCGGTGTCGCGCTTCCCGAGGAGTACCGCACGTTTCTGGCGGAGGTCGGGGCAGGCGGCCCCGGACCGGCGCTATCGCTCACGTCGTTGCGCCGGGTGAACGGGAGGTGGGGATGGGTCTGGGACGACGACGAAGACCATCCCTGGCTGCTGGATTCGAGCGGGCCGTTCGTCGAGACGGAGGACTGGGCCGGCCAGCAGATGGCGACCCTTCGCGCCGCAGGCCACGAGCCCACCGTCCGCGACGATGACCACGGCCACCTGGACAATTACCGCGAGGTCTTCGGCGATGTCGGCGACGAGATCTGGCACGTGGAACGCGGACGGGGTGCGATCCACATCAGCGACAACGGATGCGGGATGACCGGCTGGCTCATCGTGGTCGGCCCGCATCGCGGGCAGCTCCGAGACCGCGACTGTGCCGTCAATCCTCCCTTCGAGCCGTACGTTGACGGACATGGACGCCGCCACACCTTCGGCACCTGGTATCTGGAGTGGCTCGAGCGGCGCGAGACAGCAGCGCGGCAATCTTGA